A region from the Spirochaeta thermophila DSM 6192 genome encodes:
- a CDS encoding amino acid permease, with the protein MSLKKGLSTLEVFSIATGAMISSGLFVLPSIIYREAGVGLSLSYLLAGFLLLPAVFSQLELSTAMPKAGGNYLAVERILGTAAGVVAGITNWLAISLKAGFALIGIGTFMTLLFPHLTEQEIKLIAMGACIFFTLLNIVSVESSGKAQVIMVGGLLAILAAYILLGYRAMDFSNFVKAPAGDIHRILGAAGTVVISYGGITKVASIAEEVKDPGKNLVRGIMLSFWVTIAFYALAVLVTQGLLSHEELTSTYTPISTAAGKLVGPVGVWLTGLSALLAFITTANAGIMTASRNPLSMARDGLLPSFFGRVSGKTGTPIPSILTTSAVILAVVAGLSIENFAKVASLFMLFTYILTNLSVIVMRYAGLVNYRPTFRSPFFPVLHIMSIVVYAILIVDMGALTIAIAGGIILLSLLWYLVYARTQSRRRSAFLHMVARLTNKEIAGDDLEEELLSILLERHDIVEDEFDRLIREAWILDMERPSTQEEVFEILAQAISERIDIPVETAREKLLTREQEASTIIFPGIAVPHAIPHIVVEGEGTFAVFIVRNVHGITWNDQTVYTAFCLAGSKDKRDLHLRALMAIAQIVQTRIFTEEWLKARNPQELKTILLLAERKRT; encoded by the coding sequence ATGTCCCTGAAAAAAGGTCTTTCCACCCTCGAGGTCTTCAGCATCGCCACAGGAGCCATGATAAGCTCCGGGCTCTTCGTGCTCCCCTCCATCATCTACCGCGAGGCGGGAGTCGGACTCAGCCTCTCGTACCTCCTCGCAGGCTTCCTCCTCCTCCCTGCGGTCTTTTCCCAGCTCGAACTCTCCACCGCCATGCCGAAGGCAGGTGGCAACTATCTCGCGGTGGAGAGGATCCTGGGCACGGCCGCCGGGGTGGTGGCAGGGATCACCAATTGGCTCGCCATCAGTCTCAAAGCGGGGTTCGCCCTCATCGGGATAGGCACCTTCATGACCCTCCTCTTCCCCCACCTCACCGAACAGGAGATCAAGCTCATCGCCATGGGAGCTTGCATCTTCTTCACTCTCCTCAATATCGTGAGCGTGGAATCCTCGGGCAAGGCGCAAGTAATCATGGTGGGAGGACTCCTCGCGATCCTCGCTGCCTACATCCTCCTCGGATACAGAGCCATGGACTTCTCCAACTTCGTGAAGGCCCCGGCCGGTGACATCCACAGGATCCTGGGGGCGGCAGGCACGGTGGTGATCTCCTATGGCGGCATCACCAAAGTAGCAAGCATCGCCGAGGAGGTGAAGGACCCCGGAAAGAACCTGGTACGGGGCATTATGCTCTCCTTCTGGGTGACTATCGCCTTCTACGCACTCGCCGTACTCGTAACCCAGGGACTCCTCTCGCACGAGGAACTCACCTCCACCTACACCCCCATTTCCACCGCTGCAGGCAAGCTGGTGGGCCCGGTGGGCGTATGGCTCACGGGCCTCTCGGCCCTCCTCGCCTTCATCACCACGGCGAACGCGGGGATCATGACCGCCTCCCGCAACCCCCTCTCCATGGCGCGAGACGGCCTTCTCCCCTCCTTCTTCGGTCGCGTCTCCGGGAAGACCGGCACCCCCATCCCCTCGATCCTCACCACCTCCGCCGTCATCCTCGCCGTGGTGGCGGGGCTCTCCATCGAGAACTTCGCGAAGGTGGCCTCGCTCTTCATGCTCTTCACCTACATCCTCACCAACCTCTCGGTCATCGTGATGCGATATGCAGGCCTGGTGAACTACCGCCCCACCTTCAGGAGTCCCTTCTTCCCCGTACTCCACATCATGAGCATCGTAGTATACGCCATCCTCATCGTCGACATGGGAGCCCTCACCATCGCCATTGCAGGAGGGATCATCCTCCTCTCCCTCCTCTGGTACCTGGTCTACGCACGCACCCAGTCGAGGCGACGGTCGGCCTTCCTCCACATGGTGGCCCGCCTCACCAACAAGGAGATCGCAGGCGACGACCTCGAGGAAGAGCTCCTCTCCATACTCCTGGAACGCCACGATATCGTGGAAGACGAATTCGACAGACTCATCCGCGAGGCATGGATCCTCGATATGGAGCGGCCGTCCACCCAGGAGGAGGTCTTCGAGATCCTCGCCCAGGCCATCTCGGAACGGATCGACATCCCCGTGGAGACGGCCCGCGAGAAACTCCTCACCCGCGAACAGGAGGCCTCCACCATCATATTCCCGGGTATCGCCGTGCCGCACGCCATACCCCACATCGTGGTGGAGGGTGAGGGCACCTTCGCGGTCTTCATCGTGCGCAACGTACACGGTATCACCTGGAACGACCAGACCGTATACACCGCCTTCTGTCTCGCCGGAAGCAAGGACAAGAGGGACCTCCACCTGAGGGCCCTCATGGCCATCGCCCAGATCGTGCAGACCAGAATCTTCACAGAGGAATGGCTCAAGGCACGCAATCCCCAGGAACTCAAGACCATCCTCCTCCTTGCGGAAAGGAAGCGCACCTGA
- a CDS encoding YjjG family noncanonical pyrimidine nucleotidase: protein MKNRYRMIFFDLDGTLLDYARAEAWALEQAVRETGLEWAPEVLERYRRANAELWRALEQGRTDAATLTRRRFQEAIPSLSDREAERLNGIYLSHLEQAGFLLPHAKETLLFLSSRYRLGALSNGFSRIQRSRLRAAGIDSHLAYVLTSEDAGTAKPDPAFFARALRDNRLRPGEALMVGDSPTSDIAGALGAGMDSCWISPGDDRPPIPRPTYRIRNLEELRAILG from the coding sequence ATGAAGAACCGCTACCGCATGATCTTCTTCGATCTGGACGGCACCCTCCTCGACTACGCACGGGCCGAGGCATGGGCCCTCGAGCAGGCCGTGCGGGAGACCGGCCTCGAATGGGCCCCCGAGGTGCTGGAACGCTACCGGCGCGCCAATGCCGAACTCTGGAGGGCCCTCGAGCAAGGACGAACCGACGCTGCCACGCTCACCCGTCGGCGCTTCCAGGAAGCCATCCCCTCCCTCTCCGACCGCGAGGCGGAGCGTCTCAACGGCATCTATCTCTCCCACCTGGAGCAGGCGGGATTCCTCCTCCCCCACGCGAAGGAGACCCTCCTCTTCCTCTCCTCCCGGTACCGCCTCGGCGCCCTCTCCAACGGCTTCTCCCGCATCCAGAGATCCCGGCTCAGGGCCGCAGGGATCGACAGCCACCTCGCCTACGTCCTCACCTCGGAGGACGCCGGAACCGCGAAACCTGATCCCGCCTTCTTTGCCCGGGCTCTCAGGGACAACCGCCTCCGGCCGGGGGAGGCCCTTATGGTGGGCGACTCCCCCACCTCCGACATCGCAGGCGCCCTCGGCGCAGGCATGGATTCCTGCTGGATCTCACCCGGAGACGATCGCCCCCCGATTCCCCGCCCCACCTATCGGATCAGGAACCTCGAGGAACTCCGTGCCATCCTCGGCTGA
- the dcd gene encoding dCTP deaminase yields MILSGKEIEKRLGRDIFIEPFSERQLNPNSYNLRLHNELLVYTTPVLDMRRPNPTERLVIPEEGLLLEPGRLYLGRTVEYTRTYNLVPMLEGRSSVGRLGLFIHVTAGFGDVGFEGYWTLEMFCIQPIKIYPGVEICQIYYHTIEGDYEPYRSRKYQKNTGIQPSLLYTEFEEMR; encoded by the coding sequence ATGATACTTTCAGGGAAAGAGATAGAAAAACGACTCGGAAGGGACATCTTCATAGAGCCGTTCTCCGAGAGGCAGCTCAACCCCAACAGCTACAACCTGAGGCTCCACAACGAGCTGCTCGTGTACACCACGCCCGTCCTGGACATGAGGAGGCCGAACCCCACCGAGCGCCTCGTCATCCCCGAGGAGGGGCTCCTCCTCGAACCGGGACGGCTCTACCTCGGGCGGACCGTGGAGTATACCAGGACCTACAACCTGGTCCCCATGCTGGAAGGCCGCTCTTCCGTGGGGAGGTTGGGCCTCTTCATCCATGTCACCGCAGGGTTCGGAGACGTGGGGTTCGAAGGGTACTGGACCCTCGAGATGTTCTGCATCCAACCGATAAAAATCTACCCTGGTGTTGAAATCTGTCAGATCTACTACCATACTATAGAGGGAGACTATGAGCCGTACCGGAGCAGGAAATACCAGAAGAACACCGGTATCCAGCCGAGCCTCCTGTACACCGAGTTCGAGGAGATGCGATAG